GACCACCGCCTCCACACacccatgtacttcttcctcctcaacctctctgttcttgacctgggatccatctccaccactgtaCCAAAATCCATGGCAAATTCCCTCTGGGACAATAGGAACATCTCCTACTCAGAATGTGTTTCTCAAgtctttctgtttgcctttttcatttcagcagagttTTTTATcctcaccatcatgtcctacgaccgctacgttgccatctgcaaacccctgcactacgggaccctcctgggcagcagagcttgtgtccacatggcagcagctgcctggggcgctgggtttctcaatgctctgctgcacacggccaatacattttccctgcccctctgccagggcaatgctgtggaacagttcttctgtgaaatccctcagatcctcaagctctcctgctcacactcctaTGTCAGGGAGGTTGGGCTTCTTGATGTTagtgtctgtttattttttggctgttttgttttcattgtggtgtcctatgtgcagatcttcagggcagtgctgaggatcccctctgagcagggacggcacaaagccttttccacgtgcctccctcacctggccgtggtctccctCTTTGTCAGCACTGCAGGGTTTGCCTACCTGAAAcccctctccacctcctctccGGCACTGGACATTATGTTCTcagttctgtactcagtggtgcctccagcattgaaccccctcatctacagcttg
This genomic interval from Cuculus canorus isolate bCucCan1 unplaced genomic scaffold, bCucCan1.pri scaffold_119_arrow_ctg1, whole genome shotgun sequence contains the following:
- the LOC128850612 gene encoding olfactory receptor 14J1-like, which produces MSNSSSITQFLLLAFTDTRELQLLHFWLFLGIYLAALLGNGLIFTTIACDHRLHTPMYFFLLNLSVLDLGSISTTVPKSMANSLWDNRNISYSECVSQVFLFAFFISAEFFILTIMSYDRYVAICKPLHYGTLLGSRACVHMAAAAWGAGFLNALLHTANTFSLPLCQGNAVEQFFCEIPQILKLSCSHSYVREVGLLDVSVCLFFGCFVFIVVSYVQIFRAVLRIPSEQGRHKAFSTCLPHLAVVSLFVSTAGFAYLKPLSTSSPALDIMFSVLYSVVPPALNPLIYSLRNQQLRDAVWKLITGWFSKAMSCSSPS